A window of the Burkholderia sp. 9120 genome harbors these coding sequences:
- a CDS encoding membrane protein, whose product MEQSHESYPPPVYRNAIEPERERSLRTLTHILYALYAVHWLTGGVSILVAIIINYIKRADVAGTPYEAHFEWQIRSFWAALVGYAIGGVLLFVLVGIPILWAVSIWMLYRIIKGWLYLYDNKPFANPRSWV is encoded by the coding sequence ATGGAACAGTCGCACGAAAGCTACCCGCCGCCGGTCTATCGCAACGCCATCGAGCCGGAACGCGAACGCAGCCTGCGCACGCTCACGCACATTCTGTACGCGCTGTACGCGGTGCATTGGCTCACGGGCGGCGTGTCGATCCTGGTCGCGATCATCATCAATTACATCAAGCGGGCCGACGTGGCGGGCACGCCGTACGAAGCCCACTTCGAATGGCAGATCCGTTCGTTCTGGGCGGCGTTGGTGGGTTATGCGATTGGCGGCGTGCTGCTGTTCGTGCTGGTCGGCATTCCGATCCTCTGGGCCGTCAGCATCTGGATGTTGTACCGTATTATCAAGGGCTGGCTGTATCTGTACGATAACAAGCCGTTCGCGAATCCGCGTAGCTGGGTCTGA
- the hisH gene encoding imidazole glycerol phosphate synthase subunit HisH — MKTSIAIVDYGMGNLRSVAQALRKAAPEADVAIVDQPDAIRAADRVVLPGQGAMPDCMRSLGESGLQEAVLEASRSKPLMGVCIGEQMLFDWSAEGDTRGLGLLPGKVLRFDLAGQMQDDGSRFKVPQMGWNRVRQAQPHPLWDGVADNAFFYFVHSYYVVPDNAAHTTGETVYGVPFTSAVARDNIFATQFHPEKSAEAGLRVYRNFVHWNP; from the coding sequence ATGAAAACTTCGATAGCGATTGTGGATTACGGCATGGGCAACCTGCGTTCGGTGGCCCAGGCATTGCGCAAAGCGGCGCCGGAAGCGGACGTGGCGATTGTCGACCAGCCGGACGCGATTCGCGCGGCCGATCGTGTCGTGCTGCCCGGCCAGGGCGCGATGCCCGACTGTATGCGCAGCCTCGGCGAGTCCGGCTTGCAGGAAGCGGTGCTTGAAGCGTCGCGCAGCAAGCCGCTGATGGGCGTGTGTATCGGCGAGCAGATGCTGTTCGACTGGAGCGCCGAGGGCGATACGCGCGGCCTCGGCCTGTTGCCGGGCAAGGTGCTGCGTTTCGACCTGGCCGGCCAGATGCAGGACGACGGCTCGCGCTTCAAGGTCCCGCAAATGGGCTGGAACCGCGTGCGTCAGGCGCAACCGCATCCGCTGTGGGACGGCGTGGCCGACAACGCCTTTTTCTATTTCGTGCATAGCTACTATGTTGTGCCCGACAATGCCGCCCATACAACCGGCGAAACGGTGTACGGTGTGCCCTTTACCTCGGCGGTGGCGCGGGATAACATCTTCGCGACCCAATTCCACCCGGAAAAGAGCGCCGAAGCGGGGCTGCGTGTGTATCGCAACTTCGTGCACTGGAACCCGTGA
- the hisI gene encoding phosphoribosyl-AMP cyclohydrolase yields the protein MVNPTAVTWLDKVKWDANGLVPVIAQEASTNDVLMFAWMNRDALAKTIETNRAVYFSRSRQRLWFKGEESGHVQHVHEVRLDCDEDVVLLKVEQVSGIACHTGRHSCFFQKFEGSVDDGDWVAVDPVLKDPEHIYK from the coding sequence GTGGTGAATCCAACGGCCGTGACCTGGCTCGACAAGGTCAAGTGGGACGCGAACGGCCTCGTGCCGGTGATCGCGCAGGAAGCGTCGACGAACGACGTGCTGATGTTCGCGTGGATGAACCGCGACGCGCTGGCGAAAACCATCGAAACGAATCGCGCGGTGTATTTCTCGCGCTCGCGTCAGCGGCTGTGGTTCAAGGGCGAAGAGTCCGGCCACGTGCAGCACGTGCATGAAGTGCGGCTCGATTGCGACGAAGACGTCGTGCTGCTGAAAGTCGAGCAGGTGTCGGGCATTGCCTGCCACACCGGCCGTCACTCGTGCTTTTTCCAGAAATTCGAAGGCTCGGTGGACGACGGCGACTGGGTTGCCGTCGATCCCGTGCTGAAAGACCCCGAACACATCTACAAATGA
- the hisF gene encoding imidazole glycerol phosphate synthase subunit HisF → MALAKRIIPCLDVTAGRVVKGVNFLELRDAGDPVEIARRYDDQGADELTFLDITATSDQRDLILPIIEAVASQVFIPLTVGGGVRAVEDVRRLLNAGADKISMNSSAVANPQLVKDATDKYGSQCIVVAIDAKRVSADGETPRWEVFTHGGRKATGLEAVEWARKIAELGAGEILLTSMDRDGTKSGFDLALTRAVSDAVPIPVIASGGVGNLQHLADGIKDGHADAVLAASIFHYGEHTVGEAKRFMAEQGISVRL, encoded by the coding sequence ATGGCTCTAGCTAAACGCATCATCCCCTGTCTCGACGTCACGGCTGGCCGCGTGGTCAAGGGCGTCAACTTCCTCGAACTGCGCGATGCCGGCGATCCGGTCGAAATCGCCCGCCGCTACGACGATCAGGGCGCCGACGAACTCACCTTCCTCGACATCACCGCGACCTCCGATCAGCGCGATCTGATCCTGCCGATCATCGAAGCGGTCGCCTCGCAAGTGTTCATTCCGCTGACGGTCGGCGGCGGCGTGCGTGCCGTCGAAGACGTGCGGCGTCTGCTGAACGCGGGCGCGGACAAGATCAGCATGAACTCGTCGGCGGTGGCGAATCCGCAACTCGTGAAAGACGCGACGGATAAATACGGCTCGCAATGCATCGTCGTCGCGATCGACGCGAAGCGCGTTTCCGCGGACGGCGAAACGCCGCGCTGGGAAGTCTTCACGCACGGCGGGCGCAAGGCCACGGGCCTCGAAGCGGTCGAATGGGCACGCAAGATCGCCGAACTCGGCGCCGGCGAAATCCTGCTGACCAGCATGGACCGCGACGGCACCAAGAGCGGCTTCGACCTCGCGCTCACGCGCGCAGTGTCGGACGCGGTGCCGATTCCCGTGATCGCGTCGGGCGGCGTGGGCAACCTGCAGCATCTGGCCGACGGCATTAAAGACGGTCACGCGGATGCGGTGCTGGCCGCCAGCATCTTCCACTATGGCGAGCACACGGTCGGCGAGGCCAAGCGCTTCATGGCCGAACAAGGCATTTCGGTGAGGTTGTAA
- a CDS encoding MarC family protein: protein MDILKSFISLLALINPVGAIPFFLSLTTHQSDVERRRTIRIAAISVFCVIAVTTLLGQQIIGFFGISVGSLEVGGGIIMLLMAINMLNAQIGNSRSTPEERHEAEQKDNIAVVPLAIPLLTGPGAISTTIIYAAGSAHWYDRLSLIAIGAVLATICFFSLRLAEPIARWVGRTGINIGTRLMGLMLSALAVEFIVDGLKALLPNLK, encoded by the coding sequence ATGGACATTCTGAAGTCGTTTATCTCGCTGCTGGCGCTGATCAATCCGGTCGGCGCCATCCCGTTCTTTCTGAGTTTGACGACGCATCAGAGCGACGTCGAGCGGCGTAGAACCATCCGCATTGCGGCGATTTCGGTGTTCTGCGTGATTGCGGTGACCACGCTGCTCGGGCAACAGATCATCGGCTTCTTTGGCATTTCGGTCGGCTCGCTCGAAGTGGGCGGCGGGATCATCATGCTGCTGATGGCGATCAACATGCTGAACGCGCAGATCGGCAACAGCCGGTCGACGCCGGAAGAGCGTCACGAAGCCGAGCAGAAGGACAACATCGCGGTCGTGCCGTTGGCGATCCCGCTGTTGACCGGGCCGGGTGCGATCAGCACCACGATCATTTACGCGGCCGGTTCGGCGCACTGGTACGACCGGCTTAGCCTCATTGCGATCGGCGCGGTATTGGCGACGATCTGCTTTTTTTCGCTGCGTTTGGCCGAACCGATTGCCCGCTGGGTCGGTCGCACGGGTATCAATATCGGCACGCGGCTCATGGGTTTGATGTTATCGGCGCTGGCGGTGGAATTCATCGTCGATGGATTGAAGGCATTGCTGCCTAACTTGAAATGA
- the hisB gene encoding imidazoleglycerol-phosphate dehydratase HisB, translating to MRLAEVVRNTSETQIRVKINLDGTGQQKLATGVPFLDHMLDQIARHGLFDLDIEAHGDLQIDDHHTVEDVGITLGQAVAKAIGDRKGIVRYGHSYVPLDEALSRVVIDFSGRPGLEFHVPFTRARIGTFDVDLSIEFFRGFVNHAGVTLHIDNLRGLNAHHQMETVFKAFGRALRMATEMDARAAGQIPSTKGSL from the coding sequence ATGCGCCTTGCGGAAGTCGTTCGCAACACCAGCGAAACGCAGATCCGTGTGAAGATCAATCTGGACGGCACCGGTCAGCAAAAGCTGGCCACCGGTGTGCCGTTTCTGGACCACATGCTCGACCAGATCGCACGGCATGGATTGTTCGACCTCGACATTGAAGCGCATGGCGACCTGCAGATCGACGACCACCACACGGTGGAAGACGTCGGCATCACGCTCGGCCAGGCCGTCGCCAAGGCGATCGGCGATCGCAAGGGCATCGTTCGCTACGGTCATTCTTACGTGCCGCTCGACGAAGCGCTGTCGCGCGTCGTGATCGATTTTTCCGGCCGTCCTGGCCTCGAATTCCACGTGCCGTTCACGCGCGCACGGATCGGTACGTTCGACGTCGATCTGTCGATCGAGTTTTTCCGCGGCTTCGTGAATCATGCTGGCGTCACGCTGCATATCGACAATCTGCGCGGCTTGAACGCCCATCATCAGATGGAAACGGTGTTCAAGGCGTTCGGACGTGCGTTGCGCATGGCCACCGAAATGGATGCACGCGCGGCGGGGCAGATTCCGTCGACCAAGGGCAGCCTTTAA
- the hisA gene encoding 1-(5-phosphoribosyl)-5-[(5-phosphoribosylamino)methylideneamino]imidazole-4-carboxamide isomerase codes for MLLIPAIDLKDGHCVRLKQGDMDQATIFSEEPAAMARHWVDRGARRLHLVDLNGAFAGKPKNEDAIRAIIEEVGGAIPVQLGGGIRDLNTIERYLDDGLSYVIIGTAAVKNPGFLQDACTAFGGHIIVGLDAKDGKVATDGWSKLTGHEVADLARKFEDYGCESIIYTDIGRDGMLQGINIEATVRLARAVKIPVIASGGLSNLADIESLCEVEDEGIEGVICGRAIYSGDLDFTAAQTLADRLRESDDA; via the coding sequence ATGCTGCTGATTCCCGCCATCGACCTGAAAGATGGTCACTGTGTACGCCTCAAGCAGGGCGATATGGACCAGGCGACAATTTTCTCCGAGGAACCGGCGGCGATGGCCCGACATTGGGTCGACCGCGGCGCCCGGCGTCTGCACCTCGTCGACCTGAACGGCGCGTTCGCCGGCAAGCCGAAGAATGAAGACGCGATCCGCGCGATCATCGAGGAAGTGGGCGGCGCGATTCCCGTGCAACTGGGCGGCGGCATCCGCGACCTGAACACGATCGAACGCTATCTCGACGACGGCTTGTCGTACGTGATCATCGGCACGGCGGCGGTGAAGAATCCGGGCTTTCTGCAGGACGCCTGCACGGCGTTCGGCGGCCATATCATCGTCGGCCTGGACGCGAAAGACGGCAAGGTCGCAACCGACGGCTGGAGCAAGCTGACCGGCCACGAAGTCGCCGATCTCGCGCGCAAGTTCGAGGATTACGGCTGCGAATCGATCATCTACACCGACATCGGCCGCGACGGCATGCTGCAAGGCATCAACATCGAAGCGACGGTGCGCCTTGCGCGCGCGGTGAAGATTCCGGTGATCGCGAGCGGCGGGCTGTCGAACCTCGCGGACATCGAGTCGCTGTGCGAAGTCGAGGACGAAGGCATTGAAGGCGTGATCTGCGGCCGGGCGATCTACTCGGGCGATCTCGACTTCACGGCCGCACAGACGCTCGCGGACCGGCTGCGCGAATCGGACGACGCTTAA